In the genome of Synchiropus splendidus isolate RoL2022-P1 chromosome 13, RoL_Sspl_1.0, whole genome shotgun sequence, the window TGCTGTCATCACGGCcgaaaacaggaaacaaaaacaaaaaaaaatccgcTGATACAACTGACCTCAGAACAGATCCTACCAAGCATCGCCAGCATCCAAAATGAATGATAATTTCAAGAGCTACTGCAGAGAGAAATAAACTTCAAATAGAAACACTGTCTGTAACACCAGTTTCAATTCAACCAACAAACACGGATAAGCAGCTTACTGTGGGTAACGGACATCGATATTAACCTAGTGAACATCAACCCTAAAGATTCTTCAAGACTTGGATACACGTATGAAGCAAATAGGATTCGTTCTAAACTCATATTACGTCATATTATCCGTATAATCGGCGAGGGACACTTTCATACAGTAAGGGGCGGTTATGTTGCCCCCTGGAGGTTTGCTTTACAAGCAACATGTAGGCGGTCATCACAACGTTGCGGGACACTCAGATAGAATTCCACTGTATAGAACCACATGAGGCGCCGTCATGCAACACTGAATCACGTTCTATACAAGAGAGCTCTATCAGATAATAACAGCAAGAACAGTTTGAATTCAGACGAGACATGGTTGGTCAACAGAACACGGAGTGTCCCGTCCAGGTAGAGGAGGCGATTAATGGCACAGTGAATCATCTTCAGTCTGTTTTGCTACTGAAACGGAGTGATTTAAGCGTGTCCGGCGTTTACGTGTCATGGAAAAGGCGATGGCGGTGGAAAATCTTGGTGGCTCATGTCCGTCGAGGTTCCAGCCTGTAGGAGAGCTGTGTCAGGGCTCTCTGGTTGTCGATGACACAGAGCTTCCTGACGTAGCCCCGCACCTCGGCCTGGTTCTTATTGGGCTGGCAAATGTCTGGATCTGACACAGAGAGAGGTCAGAGTCAGAGGGACGCTGGAAACGTCCAGTAGTTTAAAGCAGCAGGAACTTACTGAAAGGTTGGCTTCTGCAGTGACGCACTTGTCGAATTGTGTTGGCAATAATACGCTGTAGAAACGAATAGAAAAACATCATATTCAAACAACTGCTCAGATTAAAATATACTTGTTAGCAGCTTAACTGTTAAGCTTAGATAAAACAGAACATGGTGGGAAAtcaaccagcagatggcgccactAAGTCggcaatgaaaacacatttaaatataataataactaaaTCGAGACTCACCATTTTCTCAAAGTTGACCATGTTGTCGATGAAAGTTTTGTTTCCTTCGTGTGTAAACGTCATATCTGCAAAGACAGATTTACACTTTAGATGGATCCTAAAACAAGCAGGTTTGCGTCGGCAAACAGTAATACCTTTGAGGAGAAGAGGCATAAAGGGGATGATAGGAGGTTCGAGCTTTGTAACCGTGAGTCTGTAGGATCGATGGTTCCTGGATGGATCCTGAATTCCAACAAGAGAACAAATCTCATGAACTCCAACTGAATCATTCAAGCATCCTACAAACTCACCATCATGCTCTCAAACTCAGCGTAGAACTTCTTAAACTTGGTGGGAAGTTTCTGTGCAGAAAACAGAGGTTTTATTTACTatagtcttaaaaaaaaacactgcgtTTTCAAAGTGTGTTTACCTCCCATGTCTGGCTCAGACGGCTAACAGCAGGGTTGCTCATCCCCATGATGATTGCAAAGAAGGAATTGAGGTTCCTGAATTCTCGACAACTAAACGACAACAATTCTTTTTTAAAAGACTGATATGTACAGAAATCGGCATCTGAAGCAACACAAAATGATTGACACACCCACGTCCCTCGTACTCACTGTGCTGCGATCTTGATGAACTTCTTCAGAAGCTGGACCCTCTTGCTGAGCTGCGTGCAGAGACACACCTCGGTGACCACCCACAGCTGCACCTGGTTAAACCTCCGCAGGAACAGATCCAAATTGGCCGTGGTTTTCCTGAAATTCTGCCGGCCAAACGTGTGGAAAAGAAGCTCGTCCTGGACAGAGGAGGTCACAGCAAGAGTTCATAGTCAGTTGACTCAACTTGTCAGCAAATGCAGTGTGATTTGTCTGCGTAAAGAAAACAGATCTTCATGACAtttcatgagcccatcactggGCTTTGGTGTAGGCGGCATCGACTGTCACGACTGTTGGTTTTACTAAACATTTTACTGCCATGGTTTCCAGGAGAAAACTCTTTAAGATCGGGTCAGTGTTACTACCTCGTGTACACAGCTGAAAAGCTCCCAGTCAAACATGGTCATTTGATAAGCCAGATCTTTGGAGCTCATCAGCTCAAAAGTGGACATGGAGCCTGCAGACGGTCCCTCCTGGTCTGGAAGAGGAGCCTAATCCACCAAAAGAACAGAGTTGAATGTTCAGTAAatattaattctttttattacGAAATACATGGCCACTGGAGATGAGTGAACCGATATCTCACCAGGCTGCTGAGCTGCTCTCGAGGACTCACAAAGAGCCGTCCATTGATGCTCAGAGTGGAGAACACCGACACGTCATTGAGCTTcaggatttgtttttctgaaacaagaacatgaagACATTTCTTTGAATCTCATCTTCATGACGGAACATTTCCTCGACTCCTCCTACCGGCAGATGAGCTGAGATGAACCAACAGCAGCTCATCAGTGGAACCCAGCTTGTCCGCAACGGCGCTGATGACCTCTCGCCCTGTGGCTGCCACGGCGACGCGGATGGTCGTGTACGTGTGGTCACTGCAGTACACCTTGAGCAGGACTGTCGCATGAAACAGGAAGTTGCGGACTCATTCCGATATTGTCTCCCAGAATTAAAGCGCAGATCTACTTACTGTCATCTTGATTCCGGATTGGTTGTTTCTTTTGAAGCCTTTCCTCGCCGTTGCTGAACTGCCGAATCAGCGTTTTCTGTTGAGCGACAATTAGCTTGAGAAGAAAACCTCCTAACACAGCTGAGATCTACTCCGCTTGTGGGAACAAACCTTTTTGGAAGACTTGACTTCCTCCGAACTGCTTTACAGTAAAGTAACAGTGAGTCCCTCTGAAGATAAATCTGATTGTTAAGCATGCAAAACAGACTCACTGAAGCTTGACAACTTTCTCCAGGTCAGGCACTAAATCCTTCAGAGCCCGCAGCATCCGTGAATCATTTGAAACGCTGCCATACAACTCCTGCACAaagaaacaattaaaaaaaaattatacaaaTCTTTGCATCTTGTTGAAGGCAGGCTCACCTCAAGAAAAGTGATAGCAGCAGGGTCTTCCTGGAGCAGataggtgtgtgtgttggcccAGCGCAGCGCCAGGATGAGCGCCCTCCTCTTGCTGTTGAGGGTGTATTCCAACCTTTCCTGCTCAGAACCCGGCGGCGGCGCGGTGTGGTAAGTGCAGGAGTGGTTAAAGATATAAAGGCCAGTTTATTTATACGCATGAGACTGAATCATTATGtaacacaaacatgcaaaatatacaaacaaaccagtgctttttttaatgctgaatATTACAGCAGGCTTCAGTGAATTGAAGGCTAGGGTTAAACTCGTTTTTATGTGGAGTGATGAATGGTTTAATTGAGTGCAAGTGAAGGATATTGAGCCATGAGCAGAGAGCAGAGTTGGCTGTTGGGCATGAAGACGCAATGCATGAGGACGAAATCATCCACTGCTGGGTCTGTCAGGAGACAAGCAAGCAAAACATTGGAATAATCCTGGTGTATATAATGTATACAAACGCTAAAGGGAAACATTCACTATGAACGTGACAAGTTACAGACCTGGTTCACTGTGATGTATATCCATCCTCATGGTCTCCAGGAAGTGCTCTAATATTTTCTCAGGTGTTCCAGATATCACAGTGTACCTGAAAATGCTCCAATGAGAAATGCCTTCCACAGAAGAAGTACTTATAGACAAATGAACAAAGTCCATACTTGATACTTCCCAAACTGGAGGCTCGAGGACTTTTCTCCAGCACCAGCACAGCTTGTTCGTGTTCTTTCAAACGGACTGTGTTGGCTTCGACATCCTAAAATCCCATGATTAACATGAGAAGACTCAAATTCAAATCTAGGAAATTACATTAGAATTCAAAAATGTACTCTCTGGGAGCAACATACACGGACAACGTCTCATCTGCAGTTGCCTGATCTGCCAGATTCTTAGCTTCAGGCAGATCAAGTATGACCTAAAGGAATGCTTGGTTGCCTACCCTGAGTATCCTGTTGAAATCCTCCTTGTCCACACGCAGGAAGTGACAGTTGTCCTCTCTCAGGACGATGGAGGCAGCACGAGGTGAATCTGTAACCAAGGCCAGCTTGCCGAAGTCATCGCCCTCATGCAGCGTGCAGACAACTCCCTGAAGCACAAgcacaaaaatattattattattattattattaatgtatttgAAAGCAACTGCATAGAAACACACCTTTCCATAGATGACAACATTGACAGACCCCTTCTGAATAATGTACCATGATGTTCCTTCCTCTCCCTGGTTAAACACTGgaagtaaaaaataaagttattgATTTTCAAAGAGTATTTAGCTTAAAATGAATCAGAATCCCAGTGAGGACTTACAGACTGTTCCAGCCTTCGCATGTGACTCAAAGATCACCACACTCGCTAGTTCCCTTTTGACCTTGGGATGGAAATTAGGTgaaaagtaagtaagtaaataagAGCATGTCTACATGTTTGATGCATTGCAATATAAGGAATATGAATATGATGAGGCTGAAGACGTGTCGGGTTTTTCAGCATTCAAAACATGCAGTGCGTGGTTCCTCCACAAGCTTGTCTCTGCTAAGAAGAGGCAGTGGTGCAGCTGACTCACAGTGTTGGAGAGGTGAGCTAAGGCCTTGATGTGAAGCAACTCGTCATAGATAATCTCCAAGTCATCACCCGTCCTCTGACCCGGTCTGAGGACAGAAACAGAGGTGAGTCACGCTGCAGTCACTTTGAATGTCTTTCACCTCAGACGGACGCAGATATCCATCTTCAGATTCTTCATTATAAGTCACTGCTCAGTTTGCAGCTCGGAGACGGTCACTCACGATTTTCGGAGGATCATGCGAAGCAGTGCGTCTGGGCCAATCTGAGCGAGGAAGAGGATGGTCTCAGGCAGCTCCTCTTcactctccctcttctcttcctcGCTAGGTAACGGtgtgtcttcctcttcatcgtcaaGAAAACGGTAGAAGAGGTACTTGTCCTGGAAGCCCAACTCCTGGTCAACTGTGGATAGGTAAAAACAACTCAATCAAAAGAAGTGTTCAGAAAAAACGATGAAAGGATCAATGACCGTTCAACCATGACAAAGATTATGGCTTTCCCTGATTGAAAGAGCAACAATTCTGGATTATTAAAATGTTTCCGACAGGATTCACATGCGCTTCAGTGCTTTCCCATGCCTGTTTTCAACTGAGGAAAGCACCTATTGATCGTGCTGAATGACATTTTGAATCTTTTATTTCCTCTGCCTGTTGCTGTGAAAGtacagctccacagcagacgttTCCCCGTCGCTTCATCTGACAGCCTCATGTCCATGGCAGAATAGCATTtacattttgtctttgatggacgGCTAAAGCAAATGTGGGCCATTCATTTCCCAAAGAGGCCACATTACACGCTCGGACTGCCTGTCAAAGTAATTATGCGAAAAACGTTCAAAGagaggtgaa includes:
- the LOC128769649 gene encoding rap guanine nucleotide exchange factor 4-like isoform X1, giving the protein MVAAQTSPNLSPSSEWICCLDKRPSERSGEDVDIILTRLREVKAFHRFPPPLLLQICACAFYECLDKGITLFRQGDIGTSWYAVLSGSLDVKVSETANHQDAVTICTLGIGTAFGESILDNTPRHATIVSRETSELLRIEQREFKSLWEKYRQSLAGLLAPPYGAMESGSNNDRLTEKDNLTLDSANKTHNKIPSEKLQRAGKVLRNAILSRAPHMIRDRKYHLKTYRQCCVGTELVDWLVLQSACVLTRSHAVGMWQALLEEGGLNHVDQELGFQDKYLFYRFLDDEEEDTPLPSEEEKRESEEELPETILFLAQIGPDALLRMILRKSPGQRTGDDLEIIYDELLHIKALAHLSNTVKRELASVVIFESHAKAGTVLFNQGEEGTSWYIIQKGSVNVVIYGKGVVCTLHEGDDFGKLALVTDSPRAASIVLREDNCHFLRVDKEDFNRILRDVEANTVRLKEHEQAVLVLEKSPRASSLGSIKYTVISGTPEKILEHFLETMRMDIHHSEPDPAVDDFVLMHCVFMPNSQLCSLLMAHYHTAPPPGSEQERLEYTLNSKRRALILALRWANTHTYLLQEDPAAITFLEELYGSVSNDSRMLRALKDLVPDLEKVVKLHSSEEVKSSKKKTLIRQFSNGEERLQKKQPIRNQDDILLKVYCSDHTYTTIRVAVAATGREVISAVADKLGSTDELLLVHLSSSAEKQILKLNDVSVFSTLSINGRLFVSPREQLSSLAPLPDQEGPSAGSMSTFELMSSKDLAYQMTMFDWELFSCVHEDELLFHTFGRQNFRKTTANLDLFLRRFNQVQLWVVTEVCLCTQLSKRVQLLKKFIKIAAHCREFRNLNSFFAIIMGMSNPAVSRLSQTWEKLPTKFKKFYAEFESMMDPSRNHRSYRLTVTKLEPPIIPFMPLLLKDMTFTHEGNKTFIDNMVNFEKMRIIANTIRQVRHCRSQPFNPDICQPNKNQAEVRGYVRKLCVIDNQRALTQLSYRLEPRRT
- the LOC128769649 gene encoding rap guanine nucleotide exchange factor 4-like isoform X2, with the translated sequence MVAAQTSPNLSPSSEWICCLDKRPSERSGEDVDIILTRLREVKAFHRFPPPLLLQICACAFYECLDKGITLFRQGDIGTSWYAVLSGSLDVKVSETANHQDAVTICTLGIGTAFGESILDNTPRHATIVSRETSELLRIEQREFKSLWEKYRQSLAGLLAPPYGAMESGSNNDRLTEKDNLTLDSANKTHNKIPSEKLQRAGKVLRNAILSRAPHMIRDRKYHLKTYRQCCVGTELVDWLVLQSACVLTRSHAVGMWQALLEEGGLNHVDQELGFQDKYLFYRFLDDEEEDTPLPSEEEKRESEEELPETILFLAQIGPDALLRMILRKSPGQRTGDDLEIIYDELLHIKALAHLSNTVKRELASVVIFESHAKAGTVLFNQGEEGTSWYIIQKGSVNVVIYGKGVVCTLHEGDDFGKLALVTDSPRAASIVLREDNCHFLRVDKEDFNRILRDVEANTVRLKEHEQAVLVLEKSPRASSLGSIKYTVISGTPEKILEHFLETMRMDIHHSEPDPAVDDFVLMHCVFMPNSQLCSLLMAHYHTAPPPGSEQERLEYTLNSKRRALILALRWANTHTYLLQEDPAAITFLEELYGSVSNDSRMLRALKDLVPDLEKVVKLHSEEVKSSKKKTLIRQFSNGEERLQKKQPIRNQDDILLKVYCSDHTYTTIRVAVAATGREVISAVADKLGSTDELLLVHLSSSAEKQILKLNDVSVFSTLSINGRLFVSPREQLSSLAPLPDQEGPSAGSMSTFELMSSKDLAYQMTMFDWELFSCVHEDELLFHTFGRQNFRKTTANLDLFLRRFNQVQLWVVTEVCLCTQLSKRVQLLKKFIKIAAHCREFRNLNSFFAIIMGMSNPAVSRLSQTWEKLPTKFKKFYAEFESMMDPSRNHRSYRLTVTKLEPPIIPFMPLLLKDMTFTHEGNKTFIDNMVNFEKMRIIANTIRQVRHCRSQPFNPDICQPNKNQAEVRGYVRKLCVIDNQRALTQLSYRLEPRRT